A region from the Candidatus Binatia bacterium genome encodes:
- the hisN gene encoding histidinol-phosphatase: MDSFEKERETALALVEQAGELTLKYFGKDIAVETKADDSPVTVADRGAEALIREGLEAAFPDDGILGEEHGEKKGSSGRRWIIDPIDGTQSFIRGVPFYGTLVGLEMGEEVPLGIMGFPALSMNLWAVQGQGAWRDGQRLRVSEVDQLADATVLSTDASPGHFGNEAEAFGRILERCGRQRGWGDCYGYALVAMGQAEAMFDPILAPWDCAPMLPILEEAGGVFVDWRGNRTIHGLSGIATNGALREEIFQVLA; the protein is encoded by the coding sequence ATGGACAGTTTCGAGAAAGAACGGGAAACGGCACTTGCTCTGGTGGAGCAGGCGGGCGAGTTGACGTTGAAGTATTTCGGGAAGGATATTGCGGTCGAGACCAAGGCCGATGATTCGCCGGTTACGGTCGCTGATCGAGGCGCTGAGGCACTGATTCGCGAAGGGCTCGAGGCCGCGTTTCCCGACGACGGCATTCTCGGGGAGGAGCATGGCGAGAAAAAGGGCTCGAGCGGACGGCGCTGGATTATCGATCCTATCGATGGCACCCAATCCTTTATCCGCGGCGTTCCGTTTTATGGAACCCTCGTCGGCCTGGAGATGGGCGAAGAAGTCCCGCTGGGGATTATGGGATTTCCTGCTTTATCCATGAACCTATGGGCTGTTCAGGGTCAGGGTGCCTGGCGGGATGGTCAGCGCCTGCGGGTTTCGGAGGTGGATCAATTGGCCGATGCTACCGTACTGTCGACCGATGCCAGCCCGGGGCATTTCGGCAATGAGGCTGAGGCATTTGGCCGCATTCTGGAGCGTTGTGGCCGTCAACGAGGCTGGGGCGACTGTTATGGATATGCCCTCGTAGCCATGGGGCAAGCCGAAGCCATGTTCGATCCGATCCTCGCCCCTTGGGACTGTGCGCCCATGCTGCCGATTCTGGAGGAGGCAGGCGGAGTCTTTGTCGACTGGAGAGGGAATCGCACGATTCATGGCCTTTCGGGGATCGCTACCAACGGAGCCTTGCGGGAAGAGATATTTCAGGTTCTTGCTTGA